In Oscillatoria sp. FACHB-1407, one DNA window encodes the following:
- a CDS encoding HAD family hydrolase: MLKAVLFDFNGVIINDEPLHQKLIDQLLIEENLRPKPEEYWQVCVGRSDRACLTDLLARRGRIVTDKYLDELIARKSRAYQQQLEVIEKLPIYPGLADLIFQLRSAQIKMAVVSGAMRAEIELVLERSQLSQHFAAIVAGDEITQSKPEPEGYLLAIKRLNQQFPDLLLQPNECLAIEDTFAGIEAAKRAGIQVVGVANTYPFHMMQRRANWAVDYLTELELDRIRDRFSGTKSRQTVS; the protein is encoded by the coding sequence ATGCTAAAAGCCGTTTTGTTTGACTTCAACGGAGTCATTATTAATGATGAGCCGTTACATCAAAAGTTGATCGATCAGCTTTTGATTGAAGAAAATCTGCGCCCCAAACCGGAGGAATATTGGCAGGTCTGCGTAGGACGAAGCGATCGCGCCTGTTTGACCGATCTGTTGGCGCGGCGAGGTCGAATAGTGACGGACAAATATTTAGATGAGTTGATCGCTCGCAAATCGCGTGCCTATCAACAACAGCTAGAGGTGATTGAGAAACTCCCAATTTACCCTGGGTTAGCCGATTTGATCTTTCAATTGCGGTCAGCCCAGATCAAGATGGCGGTGGTGAGCGGTGCCATGCGGGCTGAGATTGAGTTAGTGTTGGAGCGATCGCAGTTGTCTCAACACTTTGCGGCGATCGTGGCAGGTGACGAAATTACGCAGAGCAAGCCAGAGCCAGAAGGATATTTGTTAGCGATTAAACGGTTAAATCAACAGTTTCCTGATTTACTATTGCAACCCAATGAATGTCTGGCGATCGAAGATACGTTTGCAGGTATTGAAGCGGCAAAACGGGCAGGCATTCAGGTGGTTGGTGTGGCGAATACCTACCCATTTCACATGATGCAGCGTCGGGCAAACTGGGCGGTTGATTACTTGACAGAACTAGAATTAGACCGAATTCGCGATCGCTTTTCAGGTACTAAATCGCGACAAACGGTAAGCTAG
- a CDS encoding carotenoid oxygenase family protein produces the protein MNQTDPQFFPKAILSVSREEIDHLQLNIKKTCGIEDTTLPPDLEGHFFLTAPAGTLDSYRPDPENNAHIALPAADGLTPLFNGDGMVYRVDFVEGKATVKTRIVKPPCYYADELTQNEEQFQDLKFKNFGYGRLSFVKDTFVSLGIRNQLNTAFVPFKFSTDDQERLLITWDTGRHFEVDPDTLELVAPIGWNDEWNATTSLTGNLPFSQVMSTSHPCFDPQGGEKQDGEFFTVNVSKSISTILWLSRSLKLRLEKLLESVKASPLKRRLRAIAVSLNIFLAVDDIFHFFINLIFGKGDAVYLLRWDGKPFASEKTKTLDQWKVVNSKGYPIKIRQTLHQMALTRDFVILTDTAFKFDLSEVIPFLHDDIANQVLLLIMYLFDYAAYPETNLYVVRRADLIPGKKRVKAQHFKLEYPMTHYIVDYENPDGKIVLHAAHICATDPSETLRISDLSIYKDLGITRSLRQLAGSICGPTDVNRVGCYVIDVDNQKVIPYTKYDIDKTWATAFYACRNEQHSAQFNDIYWNSWGCWTDTLSQHVLNLYEDYEDRVVPVGEPDDESVTAILSPTSDGSELTHLTLFEIALEGIPSNLCRVHIERDIEGLPIGIQLMDSYQFPKGYLGTSAQFIPKANSTGSRQGYIVCVVITPSDCDCPLDEQPRQNNSEIWIFDAEKDNLGGQPLCRLSHPQLHLGFTLHTTWLPPRSPKSSPASGNHYNVRQDYAPQVQKWLDHQIQKQRISLETRRKIEELFEAVYQKWDEAHQARY, from the coding sequence ATGAATCAGACAGATCCTCAGTTTTTTCCTAAAGCGATCCTCTCAGTTAGTCGTGAAGAGATTGACCATCTACAACTGAATATCAAGAAAACCTGTGGCATTGAAGATACAACTTTACCCCCTGATTTAGAAGGTCATTTCTTCTTAACTGCCCCAGCAGGCACGCTAGATTCCTATCGCCCTGATCCAGAGAATAATGCACATATTGCATTACCTGCTGCTGATGGTTTGACTCCGTTATTTAACGGAGATGGCATGGTTTATCGAGTTGATTTTGTCGAGGGAAAAGCCACTGTCAAAACTCGAATTGTTAAACCGCCCTGTTACTATGCGGATGAATTGACACAGAATGAGGAACAGTTTCAAGACCTTAAATTTAAGAATTTTGGGTATGGCCGACTCTCATTTGTTAAAGATACTTTTGTGAGTTTAGGAATTCGTAATCAACTCAATACCGCTTTTGTTCCCTTTAAGTTTTCAACGGATGATCAAGAGAGATTGTTAATCACATGGGATACAGGCCGTCATTTTGAAGTTGATCCTGACACACTCGAATTAGTTGCTCCAATTGGTTGGAATGATGAGTGGAATGCTACTACATCTCTCACGGGCAATCTGCCTTTTTCGCAAGTGATGTCTACCTCTCATCCTTGTTTTGACCCACAAGGTGGAGAGAAACAAGATGGTGAATTCTTTACCGTAAATGTTAGTAAATCGATCTCCACGATTTTGTGGCTGTCGCGATCGCTTAAGCTTCGTCTTGAGAAATTATTAGAAAGTGTAAAGGCATCTCCACTAAAGCGAAGACTGAGAGCGATCGCTGTATCTCTCAACATTTTTTTGGCAGTTGATGATATCTTTCACTTCTTCATCAATTTGATCTTTGGTAAAGGGGATGCTGTTTATTTGTTGCGATGGGATGGTAAGCCATTTGCCTCAGAGAAAACAAAGACCCTGGATCAATGGAAGGTTGTTAACTCAAAGGGATATCCCATCAAAATTCGCCAGACGTTACACCAAATGGCGTTGACAAGAGATTTTGTAATCTTGACTGACACGGCATTTAAGTTTGATTTAAGTGAGGTTATCCCTTTTTTGCATGATGACATTGCAAACCAGGTTTTGCTGTTAATCATGTATTTGTTCGACTATGCGGCTTATCCTGAAACGAATCTCTACGTTGTTCGTCGAGCGGATTTAATTCCCGGAAAAAAGCGAGTCAAGGCACAGCATTTCAAGCTTGAATATCCGATGACTCATTACATCGTTGATTATGAGAATCCTGATGGCAAGATTGTGCTTCATGCGGCTCATATTTGTGCGACTGATCCCTCAGAAACATTGAGAATTAGCGATCTATCAATCTACAAAGACTTAGGAATTACTCGTAGTTTGAGACAATTAGCTGGCTCAATTTGTGGTCCGACAGATGTAAATCGAGTGGGATGTTATGTCATTGATGTAGACAATCAGAAAGTGATTCCTTACACCAAGTATGATATTGATAAAACCTGGGCTACAGCATTTTATGCCTGTCGCAATGAGCAGCACTCAGCCCAATTCAATGACATTTATTGGAATAGTTGGGGCTGTTGGACTGATACTCTTTCTCAACATGTTTTGAATTTGTATGAAGATTACGAAGATCGGGTCGTTCCTGTTGGTGAGCCAGATGACGAATCGGTGACAGCTATCTTATCACCCACATCTGATGGCTCTGAGTTAACCCATTTAACGCTGTTTGAAATTGCTCTAGAGGGCATCCCTTCTAATCTTTGCCGAGTACATATTGAACGAGATATAGAGGGTTTACCTATTGGTATTCAACTGATGGATTCTTATCAGTTTCCAAAAGGATATTTGGGGACATCTGCCCAATTTATTCCCAAGGCAAATTCGACAGGTTCCAGGCAAGGTTATATCGTTTGTGTCGTGATTACGCCAAGCGATTGTGATTGCCCCCTTGATGAGCAACCCCGACAAAACAACAGCGAGATCTGGATCTTTGATGCCGAGAAGGATAATCTGGGAGGGCAACCCCTCTGTCGGCTTAGCCACCCTCAGTTGCATCTCGGTTTTACATTACATACCACCTGGCTCCCACCGCGATCGCCCAAGTCCTCGCCTGCATCAGGTAACCACTACAACGTGCGTCAAGACTATGCTCCACAGGTGCAGAAGTGGCTCGACCACCAAATTCAAAAACAGCGCATCTCACTTGAGACTAGAAGAAAAATCGAGGAGCTATTTGAAGCGGTGTATCAGAAGTGGGATGAAGCTCATCAAGCTAGATACTAG